The Nocardioides humi genome includes a region encoding these proteins:
- a CDS encoding thiamine pyrophosphate-binding protein, whose translation MLLHEAVGRALVAHGVDTMFGLVGDGNLFVVDSYVRHAGGRYVGATHEANAVHMAHGYAVLSDRIGVATVTHGPGVTNTLTALVEARKAAVPLVLVCGDTDSLDRDGPQVIGQRDLVLPTGAGVEQVRSAQTALEDLSTALRRARTERRPVVLNLPAELVHAEVDFVDQRVELPAEARLALDDGQLDIAVGMLASAQRPLILAGRGARGAATSLSALAARIGAPVATTLGAKDLFRDDEANLGIFGTLASPAGLDAITKADCVFAFGASLNRYTTVKGSLLADKTVIHCDLDVGRLGRLAEIDAAVVGDAGDVAETVVAWLNEAEIPSSSFRATIFAEGSRDREESLLAMPVAGGGRVAEGGRVDVRTALRAIDAAVERDRTFVTDAGRYLAVAWPEVHVDHPDHFLFTVSFGAIGTGVGSAIGAALARPDHPALLVCGDGGLMLGGLAELSTVSRLGLDLVVVVCNDSAYGAEYVQLAGADLSPGLTEFSWPSFEALAGAMGFEAITVNDAEDLGTAVERIRARTGPMLVDIKLDPAAMPDVAH comes from the coding sequence ATGCTGCTTCACGAGGCGGTCGGCAGGGCCTTGGTCGCCCACGGCGTGGACACGATGTTCGGCCTGGTGGGCGACGGAAATCTCTTCGTCGTCGACAGCTATGTGCGACATGCGGGCGGCCGCTATGTCGGCGCGACCCATGAGGCGAACGCCGTTCACATGGCTCATGGCTACGCGGTGCTGTCGGACCGGATCGGCGTCGCGACCGTCACCCACGGGCCCGGTGTGACCAACACGCTGACAGCGCTGGTCGAGGCGCGGAAGGCGGCGGTACCGCTCGTGCTGGTGTGCGGTGACACCGATTCCCTGGACCGGGACGGCCCCCAGGTGATCGGTCAGCGGGATCTGGTGCTGCCGACCGGCGCGGGCGTCGAGCAGGTGCGCTCGGCGCAGACGGCACTGGAGGACCTGTCGACGGCGCTGAGGCGTGCACGGACCGAACGGCGACCCGTGGTCCTCAACCTTCCGGCCGAGCTCGTCCACGCCGAGGTCGACTTCGTGGACCAGCGCGTCGAACTGCCGGCCGAAGCCCGCCTCGCGCTCGATGACGGCCAGCTCGACATCGCCGTCGGCATGCTCGCCTCCGCGCAGCGACCGCTGATTCTCGCAGGACGGGGAGCGCGAGGCGCGGCGACGAGTCTGTCGGCCCTCGCGGCCCGGATCGGTGCGCCCGTGGCGACGACGCTGGGCGCCAAGGACCTGTTCCGGGACGATGAGGCCAACCTGGGGATCTTCGGCACCCTGGCTTCGCCGGCCGGTCTGGATGCCATCACCAAGGCTGACTGTGTGTTCGCCTTCGGCGCGAGTCTGAATCGCTACACGACAGTGAAGGGATCGCTGCTCGCAGACAAGACTGTGATCCACTGCGACCTCGACGTAGGTCGACTCGGTCGGCTGGCCGAGATCGATGCTGCGGTGGTGGGCGACGCCGGTGACGTCGCGGAGACGGTCGTCGCCTGGCTGAACGAGGCGGAGATACCGTCGTCGTCGTTCCGGGCCACGATCTTCGCCGAAGGCTCTCGTGACCGCGAGGAGTCGCTGCTCGCGATGCCGGTGGCCGGGGGCGGTCGGGTGGCCGAGGGCGGTCGGGTCGACGTGCGCACGGCGCTGCGCGCCATCGACGCCGCCGTCGAGCGCGACCGCACCTTCGTGACCGACGCCGGCCGGTACCTGGCGGTCGCCTGGCCCGAGGTGCACGTCGATCACCCCGACCACTTCCTGTTCACGGTCAGCTTCGGTGCAATCGGGACCGGTGTCGGCAGTGCGATCGGTGCGGCGCTGGCCCGACCAGATCATCCGGCCCTGCTCGTTTGCGGGGATGGCGGGCTCATGCTGGGCGGCCTCGCCGAGTTGAGCACGGTGAGCCGGCTCGGCCTCGACCTGGTGGTCGTGGTCTGCAACGACAGCGCCTACGGCGCCGAGTACGTGCAGCTCGCCGGCGCCGATCTCTCGCCTGGACTCACGGAATTCTCGTGGCCGTCCTTCGAAGCGCTGGCCGGAGCCATGGGGTTCGAGGCGATCACGGTCAACGACGCGGAGGACCTGGGTACGGCCGTCGAGCGGATCCGCGCTCGCACCGGCCCGATGCTGGTCGACATCAAGCTCGATCCGGCCGCCATGCCCGACGTCGCGCACTGA
- a CDS encoding CaiB/BaiF CoA transferase family protein: protein MDDSSGAGGGAPLAGVRVLDLTRVLAGPFGTMILGDLGADVVKVEEPGHGDGVRDIGPFYSDGTSHYFMAINRNKRSIAIDMKTDAGRDLVLDLVAQSDVVIENFRPGVMERLGLGYDELVARRPDVIVCSISGFGRTGPMASMPSFDLVSQALSGVMSITGEPDSPPTKMGLPMGDLAGGLWGSIAILAALQRRHRDPSPSTLTSVCSRAWSACWGTSVSCRC from the coding sequence ATGGACGACAGCTCCGGTGCAGGTGGCGGCGCCCCGCTCGCGGGTGTGCGTGTGTTGGACCTGACCCGGGTCCTGGCCGGGCCCTTCGGGACGATGATCCTGGGCGACCTGGGCGCGGATGTGGTGAAAGTCGAGGAACCGGGCCACGGCGACGGTGTTCGCGACATCGGCCCCTTCTACTCCGACGGAACCAGCCACTACTTCATGGCGATCAACCGCAACAAGCGCAGCATCGCCATCGACATGAAGACCGATGCGGGTCGTGACCTCGTCCTGGACCTGGTGGCTCAGAGCGATGTCGTCATCGAGAACTTCCGACCGGGCGTGATGGAGCGGCTCGGACTCGGCTACGACGAGCTCGTCGCACGTCGTCCGGACGTCATCGTCTGCTCGATCAGCGGGTTCGGCCGCACCGGGCCGATGGCCTCGATGCCCTCGTTCGACCTGGTTTCCCAGGCTCTGAGCGGGGTCATGAGCATCACCGGTGAGCCGGACAGTCCACCGACCAAGATGGGTCTGCCGATGGGCGATCTCGCCGGTGGTCTGTGGGGATCGATCGCGATCCTCGCGGCACTGCAGCGGCGGCACCGGGACCCGTCCCCCAGCACATTGACCTCAGTCTGCTCGAGGGCCTGGTCGGCCTGCTGGGGTACCTCGGTCAGCTGTCGATGCTGA
- a CDS encoding CoA transferase: MSMLTGESPARMGSDHHSVVPYGRFEVADGYLVIALHVGSFWRGFCRAIGREDLADDPRFRSTRLRTENRDELLPIVQGILRTKTRAEWQTLLGEADVPHAPLLDVTEALDLEQIHARDVLQVLEHPSAGSIEVVGPVVRFVGEATAPLRPPPLLGQHGRELLEELLGMTNDAIDVLVDAKALSLPEEGEGTVSTNLEGSTL, from the coding sequence CTGTCGATGCTGACCGGTGAAAGTCCCGCGCGGATGGGGAGCGACCACCACAGCGTGGTGCCCTACGGCAGGTTCGAGGTCGCCGACGGCTACCTGGTGATCGCGCTCCACGTCGGGAGCTTCTGGCGCGGGTTCTGCCGGGCGATCGGCCGCGAGGATCTTGCCGACGATCCTCGCTTCCGGTCGACTCGGCTCCGGACGGAGAACCGCGACGAGTTGCTTCCCATCGTGCAGGGGATCCTGCGCACCAAGACACGTGCGGAGTGGCAGACGCTGCTCGGCGAGGCCGACGTGCCGCACGCCCCGCTCCTCGATGTCACCGAGGCGCTCGACCTGGAGCAGATCCACGCCCGCGACGTCCTCCAGGTCCTGGAGCACCCATCGGCCGGCAGTATCGAGGTCGTCGGACCGGTGGTCCGGTTCGTCGGCGAAGCGACGGCGCCACTGCGCCCGCCGCCGTTGCTCGGACAGCACGGACGCGAACTGCTCGAAGAGCTGCTGGGGATGACCAACGACGCGATCGACGTCCTTGTCGACGCCAAGGCTCTCAGCCTGCCCGAAGAGGGCGAGGGCACCGTATCGACGAATCTGGAAGGCAGCACACTGTGA
- a CDS encoding FAS1-like dehydratase domain-containing protein → MSSTNGSITEAELDRLRTRLGEVVQVSELPYLTEANRDAIRRWAMATGDRNPLYLDEEYAAKSPHGSVVAPPCLPYAFSRLSIGYRGGLPGVHSMFGGSHWRWFKPLPIDSEVTAQTRFTDLIEFEGRFAGRMFKQLSTTEFTRVGDTQPFAEVQGWGMRTERQTARKKDKYGGTRLASYTEDDIAALADEYSREQRTGAQVLHVDDVAVGQEIPTIVRGPYTATIAVAFEQAWGGLFVRAHGAWFDYVREHPAIAIPNAYGIPEPPEAVHWDSQLARMAGVPEAYDYGPERISWLSTLVTNWAGDHGFLEELYCEIRGFNLIGDLSRGRGVVTEVSPPDEGGSGRVRLDVWIENQRGDKTAKGFAVVRLPGR, encoded by the coding sequence GTGAGCAGCACGAACGGAAGCATCACCGAAGCCGAGCTCGACCGCCTGCGAACCCGACTGGGTGAGGTCGTCCAGGTCTCCGAGCTTCCCTACCTGACCGAAGCCAACCGTGACGCCATCCGACGCTGGGCGATGGCGACCGGCGACCGCAACCCGCTCTACCTCGACGAGGAATACGCTGCCAAGAGCCCCCACGGGTCGGTTGTCGCGCCGCCCTGTCTGCCGTACGCCTTCAGCAGGCTCTCGATCGGCTACCGGGGCGGCTTGCCGGGGGTGCATTCGATGTTCGGCGGCTCCCACTGGCGTTGGTTCAAGCCGCTCCCGATCGATTCCGAGGTGACGGCCCAGACCCGCTTCACCGATCTCATCGAGTTCGAAGGCCGCTTCGCAGGCAGGATGTTCAAGCAGCTGAGTACCACCGAGTTCACCCGGGTGGGCGACACGCAGCCGTTCGCGGAGGTGCAGGGCTGGGGCATGCGGACCGAGAGGCAGACGGCGCGCAAGAAGGACAAGTACGGCGGCACGCGCCTCGCCAGCTACACCGAGGACGACATCGCGGCGCTGGCCGACGAGTACAGCCGTGAGCAGCGCACCGGCGCGCAGGTGCTCCACGTGGACGACGTGGCCGTCGGCCAGGAGATCCCGACCATCGTGCGTGGGCCGTACACCGCGACGATCGCGGTGGCGTTCGAGCAGGCCTGGGGCGGCCTGTTCGTGCGTGCCCACGGCGCCTGGTTCGACTATGTCCGGGAGCACCCTGCGATCGCCATCCCCAACGCCTACGGAATTCCGGAGCCGCCTGAGGCGGTGCACTGGGACTCGCAGCTGGCCCGGATGGCGGGCGTTCCGGAGGCCTACGACTACGGCCCGGAGCGCATCTCGTGGCTGTCGACCCTGGTGACGAACTGGGCGGGGGACCACGGGTTCCTCGAGGAGCTCTACTGCGAGATCCGTGGCTTCAACCTCATCGGGGACCTGTCGCGCGGCCGTGGCGTGGTCACCGAGGTGTCGCCTCCCGACGAGGGCGGGTCGGGGCGGGTCCGCCTCGACGTGTGGATCGAGAACCAGCGCGGCGACAAGACGGCGAAGGGCTTCGCCGTGGTCCGCCTGCCGGGGCGATGA
- a CDS encoding aldehyde dehydrogenase family protein: protein MTVVDLGLPPEARNADGSWRLFVDGAWIDCADGSRFEVHDPADGSLVATVTSGGAADVDAAVTAAWQSFEAGRWRSKSPQSRASALLRLAQQIARRSDELAAIETRCNGMPLRDAKAMVKRCVSSLEYASGFAQRAYGQSVPVANRYLDVTLREPIGVCALIVPWNGPLLSALWKLGPAIVLGNSVVLKPSELTPLTALVLAECCQEAGIPPGVVNMIAGGPATGAELVAHPLVNKIAFTGSTATGKAIMKVASEHVKRVTLELGGKAPNIFFEDGDVSDAVLGALSGLMRNTGQTCIAGARMLVQASMYDEFVERLTAAVDQLRVGPPTAESSQLGPIVSAKQLARVQSYVELAREEGAEVHGGGLLDGDGLAGGYYMRPGLITGAGNDLRVNQEEIFGPVGAVLPFSDEEEAVAIANATPYGLAAGVWTRDVKRALRVTRAVRAGTVWVNTYGWNFVEAPMGGFKESGLGRENGSAVIDAYTETKNVVIELDEDDSLDIYRLRDVR, encoded by the coding sequence ATGACCGTCGTCGATCTCGGGCTGCCACCTGAGGCCCGCAACGCGGACGGGAGCTGGCGGCTTTTCGTGGATGGAGCGTGGATCGACTGCGCCGACGGCTCCCGGTTCGAGGTCCACGACCCGGCGGACGGAAGTCTGGTGGCGACGGTGACGTCCGGGGGCGCAGCGGACGTCGACGCCGCGGTCACCGCAGCGTGGCAGTCGTTCGAAGCCGGCCGCTGGCGGTCGAAGTCGCCGCAGTCGCGCGCGTCCGCGCTGCTGCGCCTTGCCCAGCAGATCGCGCGTCGTTCCGATGAGCTGGCCGCCATCGAGACCCGCTGCAACGGAATGCCGCTGCGCGACGCGAAGGCGATGGTCAAGCGATGCGTGTCCAGCCTGGAGTACGCCTCCGGGTTCGCGCAGCGTGCCTACGGCCAGAGCGTTCCGGTCGCGAATCGCTATCTCGACGTCACTTTGCGCGAGCCCATCGGCGTGTGCGCGTTGATCGTGCCCTGGAACGGCCCTCTTCTCTCAGCGCTCTGGAAGCTCGGCCCGGCGATCGTGCTGGGCAACTCCGTCGTGCTGAAGCCATCCGAGCTCACGCCGTTGACGGCGCTGGTGCTCGCCGAGTGCTGTCAGGAGGCGGGGATCCCGCCCGGGGTCGTCAACATGATCGCGGGAGGGCCGGCCACGGGAGCCGAGCTCGTCGCGCATCCGCTGGTCAACAAGATCGCCTTCACCGGCTCCACCGCGACGGGAAAGGCGATCATGAAGGTCGCCTCCGAGCACGTGAAGAGAGTCACGCTGGAGCTCGGCGGCAAGGCACCGAACATCTTCTTCGAAGATGGTGACGTCTCCGATGCAGTGCTCGGCGCGCTGTCGGGCCTGATGCGAAACACCGGCCAGACCTGCATCGCCGGGGCGCGAATGCTGGTCCAGGCCTCAATGTACGACGAGTTCGTCGAGCGCCTCACTGCCGCTGTCGACCAGCTTCGGGTCGGCCCGCCGACCGCGGAGTCCAGCCAGCTCGGCCCGATCGTGTCGGCCAAGCAGCTCGCCCGGGTCCAGAGTTATGTCGAGCTCGCGCGCGAGGAAGGCGCGGAGGTTCACGGTGGCGGTCTGCTCGACGGCGACGGGCTGGCGGGCGGCTACTACATGAGGCCCGGGCTGATCACTGGAGCTGGCAACGATCTCCGGGTCAACCAGGAGGAGATCTTCGGCCCCGTCGGTGCGGTCCTACCGTTCTCCGACGAGGAGGAGGCCGTCGCCATCGCCAACGCGACTCCGTACGGACTTGCGGCCGGCGTGTGGACTCGCGACGTCAAGCGGGCCCTGCGGGTGACGCGGGCCGTCCGGGCCGGGACTGTGTGGGTGAACACCTACGGCTGGAACTTCGTCGAGGCGCCGATGGGCGGCTTCAAGGAGAGCGGGCTGGGCCGCGAGAACGGTTCGGCGGTGATCGACGCCTACACCGAGACGAAGAACGTCGTCATCGAGCTCGACGAGGACGACAGTCTGGACATCTACCGACTGCGTGACGTGCGTTGA
- a CDS encoding acetyl-CoA hydrolase/transferase C-terminal domain-containing protein produces the protein MTRTRHKSDASADVQAETGARLRELVRDGDRIFIGTGAGEPGALVRTLVDEVLPHRREVELLQVAIGGREEVVEYPDGRGHRLRLVAGGGRGNQALREGRALGVPASMGTLEEQISSGALRVDGALVAGTDPVDGGPGSVGPGLSLDLGRSACAAARFRALELNHAMPRVRSVEWLRLADCDLVVPTKTAPPAARPSTVNDAQRRIGSLVADLVRPHTALELGVGRGLTGVAQALAERGPGLSLTIHTGMITDDTRLLVERGVVDGPSPSDPEASVVATVALGTEAFYHWLDRNPAVTFVDSSRAHQLAHLAQLDAFLAINSAAQVDLVGNVGALSWGGSLGGGGLPDFATAGAHSRGSVIALESRGKHGRSRIVPQAAHVQLHGSLVTHVVTEYGVAHLRGLDSRMRAERIIAIAHPDDRPRLAAEAALLGGGE, from the coding sequence TTGACCCGCACCCGGCACAAGAGCGACGCGTCCGCAGACGTGCAGGCGGAGACAGGCGCGCGGCTGCGAGAGCTCGTCAGGGATGGTGACCGGATCTTCATCGGCACCGGTGCGGGGGAGCCAGGGGCGTTGGTTCGCACGCTGGTCGACGAGGTGCTCCCCCATCGACGCGAGGTCGAGCTGCTGCAGGTCGCCATCGGCGGTCGCGAGGAAGTCGTGGAGTACCCCGACGGCCGGGGGCATCGGTTGCGACTTGTCGCTGGGGGAGGTCGCGGCAACCAGGCGCTCCGTGAGGGCAGAGCGCTTGGCGTACCGGCCTCGATGGGCACGCTGGAGGAGCAGATCAGCTCCGGGGCCCTGCGCGTCGACGGGGCGTTGGTAGCAGGAACCGATCCCGTGGATGGTGGTCCAGGTTCGGTCGGTCCTGGGCTGTCGCTCGACCTCGGCCGCTCGGCGTGTGCCGCCGCGCGGTTCCGCGCCCTCGAACTGAACCATGCCATGCCGAGGGTGCGTTCCGTGGAGTGGCTTCGCCTGGCCGACTGTGACCTGGTTGTTCCGACCAAGACGGCGCCACCAGCCGCGCGGCCCTCCACGGTCAACGACGCCCAGCGGCGCATCGGGAGCCTGGTCGCCGACCTGGTCAGACCCCACACCGCGCTGGAACTAGGGGTCGGTCGAGGTCTCACGGGCGTCGCCCAGGCACTGGCCGAGCGAGGGCCGGGGCTCTCGTTGACCATCCACACCGGCATGATCACCGACGACACCCGCCTTCTCGTCGAACGGGGAGTCGTCGACGGTCCCTCACCATCGGATCCGGAGGCGAGCGTCGTGGCCACCGTCGCGCTCGGCACGGAGGCGTTCTACCACTGGTTGGACCGCAACCCTGCGGTGACCTTCGTCGACTCATCGCGTGCGCACCAACTTGCGCACCTTGCTCAGTTGGATGCCTTTCTTGCCATCAACTCCGCGGCCCAGGTCGACCTTGTGGGCAACGTCGGCGCCTTGTCGTGGGGCGGCTCCTTGGGCGGCGGCGGGCTACCGGACTTCGCGACGGCCGGAGCTCACAGCCGCGGATCGGTCATCGCCCTCGAGTCTCGGGGCAAGCACGGCCGCAGCAGGATCGTCCCGCAGGCCGCGCACGTGCAGCTCCACGGCTCACTGGTGACCCACGTGGTCACCGAGTACGGCGTGGCGCACCTGCGCGGGCTCGACTCTCGGATGCGCGCCGAACGGATCATCGCGATCGCACATCCCGACGACCGCCCCCGGCTCGCAGCCGAAGCGGCGTTGCTCGGCGGTGGCGAATGA
- a CDS encoding cysteine hydrolase family protein → MDEVVVVSRRALVLMDLQEGVCGPTGAIGARSGASEHAASRGLLGHVAVALEHARSSDDLVVHVRVCFDTDGVRRTNRSAAFDLFAAGGALSEGSAGVEFCPEARPQAGELVVTKTCVSPFVGTGLDDILRAHRVERLLLGGVATNFVVESAARHAGDSGYAVDVVEDLCAAHSEDLHRFAIERTLPTFARVISLRDAYPTVVDPIGPTK, encoded by the coding sequence GTGGATGAGGTGGTCGTCGTGAGCCGCCGTGCGCTCGTCCTCATGGACCTTCAGGAAGGCGTCTGTGGACCGACAGGGGCGATCGGCGCGAGATCCGGAGCCAGTGAGCACGCCGCATCCCGGGGCCTACTTGGCCACGTCGCCGTCGCATTGGAGCACGCGAGAAGCAGTGACGACCTCGTCGTGCACGTTCGGGTGTGCTTCGACACCGATGGCGTCCGCCGCACGAACAGGTCGGCTGCCTTCGATCTGTTCGCTGCCGGCGGTGCGTTGTCGGAGGGTTCTGCAGGTGTCGAGTTCTGTCCGGAGGCTCGTCCGCAGGCAGGCGAGCTCGTGGTGACCAAGACCTGTGTCAGCCCGTTCGTCGGAACCGGCCTGGACGACATCCTGCGCGCGCATCGTGTCGAGCGCCTACTCCTGGGCGGTGTGGCAACGAACTTCGTGGTGGAGTCCGCAGCCCGACATGCCGGGGATTCCGGCTACGCCGTGGACGTCGTCGAGGACCTGTGTGCTGCGCACAGCGAAGACCTCCATCGTTTCGCGATTGAACGGACCCTGCCGACCTTCGCGCGAGTCATCTCTCTCCGCGATGCCTATCCGACGGTGGTTGACCCGATCGGCCCCACGAAGTAG
- a CDS encoding amidohydrolase family protein yields MLDDIVVIDAVTHAYNFDPSNYAVPKDAQLVANLSYFMARNPPDRRFALPGEVYLSDWSSADLGNLLFRESATDLAVMHALPISAFHDGLVSVEKAAEAIERWPNRFIGAYAAVDPMLGAEALRDLERQVELLKPHGLKLYPNSWATGSIELWRMDDPKLVYPLYEKALELGIRHIAVHKAVPIGSVPVKDSYNPSDLEAAAAAFPDLNFEIVHGGMAFLDETAWLLSRFDNIYVNMEIQNIILERRPRAFAEILLGLVRIGGNRVFRRLFWGSGTTLYHPRPALEAFRTFEFPEDLLADAGLFAPIKQLTDDDKRAILGGNYARSHGIDLDAAKAAIVGDEFWREPGAEIPEPYSTISHAKTVDDWRATRV; encoded by the coding sequence GTGCTGGACGACATCGTGGTCATCGATGCGGTGACCCACGCCTACAACTTCGACCCGTCGAACTACGCGGTGCCCAAGGATGCACAGCTGGTCGCGAACCTGTCGTACTTCATGGCCCGCAACCCACCGGACCGTCGTTTTGCCCTTCCGGGCGAGGTCTACCTGAGCGACTGGTCGTCGGCCGATCTCGGCAACCTGCTCTTCAGAGAGAGCGCGACGGACCTGGCCGTCATGCACGCGCTGCCGATCTCTGCGTTCCACGACGGCCTGGTCTCGGTCGAGAAGGCCGCCGAAGCGATCGAGCGCTGGCCCAACCGATTCATCGGCGCCTACGCGGCGGTCGATCCGATGCTCGGCGCGGAGGCCTTGCGCGACCTGGAGCGTCAGGTCGAGCTGCTCAAGCCGCACGGGCTCAAGCTCTACCCGAACAGCTGGGCGACCGGGAGCATCGAGCTGTGGCGCATGGACGACCCGAAGCTCGTGTACCCGCTGTACGAGAAGGCGCTCGAACTTGGGATCCGCCACATCGCGGTCCACAAGGCCGTGCCGATCGGCTCGGTGCCGGTCAAGGACTCGTACAACCCGAGTGACCTCGAGGCCGCGGCCGCGGCGTTCCCGGACCTCAACTTCGAGATCGTCCACGGCGGCATGGCGTTCCTCGACGAGACGGCGTGGCTGCTCTCACGGTTCGACAACATCTACGTGAACATGGAGATCCAGAACATCATCTTGGAGCGACGGCCGCGGGCATTCGCCGAGATCCTCCTCGGCCTCGTCCGGATCGGCGGCAATCGCGTGTTCCGCCGACTGTTCTGGGGCTCGGGCACGACGCTGTATCACCCTCGTCCGGCGCTCGAGGCGTTCCGCACCTTCGAGTTCCCCGAGGACCTGCTCGCCGACGCGGGCCTCTTCGCGCCTATCAAGCAGCTCACCGACGACGACAAGCGGGCCATCCTCGGCGGCAACTATGCCCGGTCTCACGGCATCGATCTCGACGCCGCCAAGGCTGCCATCGTGGGTGACGAGTTCTGGCGCGAGCCGGGTGCCGAGATCCCCGAGCCGTACTCCACGATCTCCCACGCCAAGACAGTCGACGACTGGAGGGCGACTCGTGTCTGA
- a CDS encoding metal-sulfur cluster assembly factor yields MSEVTGLSASEVMGRLRTVHDPCSVASGRPINLVDMGMVDRVTIGDDGTVDIYLKLTSPACYLMPYLESESVRAVAEVPGVRSVAVHPDEGLDWSPRMMAESVRADRALPLLPMAGCR; encoded by the coding sequence GTGTCTGAGGTCACTGGCCTGTCGGCATCCGAGGTCATGGGCCGGCTCCGAACCGTTCACGACCCGTGCAGCGTTGCCTCGGGCCGGCCGATCAACCTGGTCGACATGGGCATGGTCGACCGCGTCACGATCGGCGATGACGGAACCGTCGACATCTACCTGAAGCTCACCTCACCGGCGTGCTACCTCATGCCTTACCTCGAGTCGGAGTCGGTTCGAGCGGTGGCGGAGGTCCCAGGGGTGCGGAGCGTGGCGGTGCACCCCGATGAGGGCCTCGACTGGTCGCCGCGGATGATGGCTGAGAGCGTCCGGGCGGATCGCGCACTGCCGCTGCTGCCGATGGCTGGGTGCCGCTAG
- a CDS encoding MBL fold metallo-hydrolase, whose protein sequence is MRDVKEWHESGIEPIAEGVFRITLPLPHDSLRAVNVYALIDEQGIVLIDAGWAIREAQDALERSLGDVGHSLSDVTRILVTHVHRDHLSLALTLRRLYGAQIALGIGEQPSLEELRAGRHDGPFRLLGRWGAAELAAEMQPGLGRGPEAESYDPPDLWIDGPATLTVAGRRLLAMPTPGHTNGHVVFADLAEGLLFAGDHVLPRITPSIGYEPVRQRQPLMAYLASLQQVLDLPDLRLLPAHGPVAASSHRRAAELVAHHEHRLLETLAAMGDGRSTVLQVASRLGWTKSDRDFGDLDLLNRALAVSETAAHLDLLVARGLLDQRTVDGVDQYGDPAAIPRS, encoded by the coding sequence TTGCGCGACGTCAAGGAGTGGCACGAGTCGGGAATCGAGCCGATCGCCGAAGGTGTCTTCAGGATCACGCTTCCGCTGCCCCACGACTCGCTTCGAGCAGTCAACGTGTACGCGTTGATCGATGAACAGGGCATCGTGCTCATCGATGCGGGATGGGCGATCCGTGAAGCTCAAGACGCGCTGGAAAGGTCGCTGGGTGACGTCGGACACTCTCTGTCCGACGTCACCCGCATCCTGGTGACGCACGTCCATCGCGATCATCTCTCCCTCGCACTCACGCTGCGTCGCTTGTACGGCGCGCAGATCGCGCTGGGGATCGGTGAGCAGCCCTCTCTCGAGGAACTCCGCGCCGGCAGGCATGACGGACCGTTCCGACTCCTTGGAAGGTGGGGCGCTGCCGAGCTTGCCGCCGAGATGCAACCCGGTCTGGGGCGCGGGCCTGAGGCTGAGTCGTACGACCCTCCGGACCTCTGGATCGACGGACCGGCGACGCTCACCGTTGCTGGCCGCCGGTTGTTGGCGATGCCGACCCCCGGACACACCAACGGCCACGTGGTGTTCGCCGACCTCGCCGAAGGCCTGCTGTTCGCGGGTGATCACGTACTCCCGCGGATCACCCCCTCCATCGGATACGAACCGGTCCGCCAACGGCAGCCGCTCATGGCCTACCTTGCGTCGCTGCAGCAGGTGTTGGACCTGCCTGACCTCCGCCTGCTGCCTGCCCACGGCCCCGTAGCAGCCAGCTCCCACCGCCGTGCCGCGGAGCTCGTCGCGCACCACGAGCACCGCCTGCTGGAGACGCTAGCGGCGATGGGCGATGGCCGGTCCACCGTCCTTCAGGTAGCCAGCCGACTCGGCTGGACGAAGAGCGACCGGGACTTTGGCGACCTCGACCTGCTCAACCGGGCGCTGGCCGTCAGCGAGACGGCCGCACACCTGGATCTTCTGGTGGCCCGCGGGCTGCTGGACCAACGGACTGTCGACGGAGTCGATCAATACGGCGATCCGGCTGCTATCCCGCGCTCCTGA